The proteins below are encoded in one region of Panulirus ornatus isolate Po-2019 chromosome 31, ASM3632096v1, whole genome shotgun sequence:
- the pelo gene encoding protein pelota, producing the protein MKLVHKEIDKDGRGKMVLVPDEGEDMWHTYNIMTEGDRLRATTIRKVQQESATGSSTSSRVRTTITIRVEAITFDTGACVLRVKGRNVEENQYIKMGAYHTVDLEPNRKFTLFKEQWDSVTLERVDNACDPAKHADLAAVVMQEGLAFVCLITSSMTVDRAKIDVNIPKKGKADDTQRKKAVTKFFDQVMAAILRHLNFEIVKAVLIASPGFVKDQFLEHMMKNAVQTDNKVLLENKSKFLLVHSSSGFKHSLREVLEDPGVTLKLADTKAAGETKALQQFMTMLGSDPERAFYGIKHVERANDSQAIETLLVSDSLFRSKDVDERRRYVRLVDSVKESGGDVKIFSSLHVSGEQLDQMTGVAAILRFPMPEIEEEDHALDSDEE; encoded by the exons CAAGATGGTGCTGGTGCCAGATGAGGGTGAGGATATGTGGCACACATATAACATCATGACTGAAGGTGACCGATTGAGGGCTACTACCATTCGTAAGGTCCAGCAAGAGTCAGCAACAGGATCATCTACCTCATCCCGCGTTCGGACTACCATCACCATTCGAGTCGAGGCCATTACTTTTGACACGGGAGCATGTGTGCTTAG AGTAAAGGGTCGCAATGTTGAGGAAAACCAATACATCAAGATGGGTGCCTACCACACAGTGGACTTGGAACCCAATCGAAAGTTCACTCTCTTCAAGGAACAATGGGACTCTGTCACTTTAGAACGTGTGGATAATGCTTGTGATCCAGCTAAG CATGCAGATCTCGCAGCTGTGGTAATGCAAGAGGGACTGGCTTTTGTGTGTCTCATTACCTCATCTATGACTGTAGATCGAGCCAAAATAGATGTCAACATCCCCAAAAAAGGAAAAGCTGATGACACTCAAAGAAAAAAG GCTGTAACAAAGTTCTTTGATCAGGTGATGGCTGCAATCCTCCGTCATCTGAACTTTGAGATTGTCAAGGCAGTTTTAATTGCCTCTCCAGGTTTTGTGAAGGATCAGTTCTTAGAACACATGATGAAG AATGCTGTACAGACTGACAATAAAGTCTTGTTGGAAAACAAAAGCAAGTTTCTTCTTGTTCACTCATCCAGTGGCTTTAAGCACTCCCTTAGGG AAGTTCTTGAAGACCCAGGAGTAACACTAAAGTTAGCAGACACCAAAGCTGCTGGGGAAACAAAAGCTCTTCAACAGTTCATGACCATGCTTGGAAGTGACCCTGAACGAGCCTTTTATGGCATCAAGCATGTTGAAAGAGCCAATGATAGTCAGGCCATTGAAACACTGCTTGTTTCAGACAGTCTTTTTAG ATCCAAAGATGTAGATGAGAGACGTAGATATGTGCGGTTGGTTGACAGTGTAAAagaaagtggtggtgatgttaaaaTATTCTCCAGTCTTCATGTTTCTGGTGAAC AACTGGACCAGATGACGGGTGTGGCAGCGATTTTGCGATTTCCAATGCCCGAAATAGAAGAGGAAGATCATGCATTAGACTCTGATGAAGAGTAA